The DNA segment AGGCGCAACCGCTCCATTTGACATATGTTCTGCAGCTTCAAAACCAGAAACCAATTTCCCTGAAATCGGACCGACCACAAATCACTTTTATTGCCCTTCTTTAAAGGAAACTTTGGGAGATGAATCCAAAGTTCCGGAAGGCGTTAATTATATTCCTGAAGTTGTTATTAATGCAATTGATGAGAAAGCTATGAATGAAGCTATAAAAACAGGTATAGATGCTGCCTTGGAATTTGAAGGAGTCATTGGAATATCTGCAGGCAACTTTGATGGAAAGCTTGGAGATAAGAACATTAATTTGTTAGATATTTTAAAGTAAGGTTTTAATATGGAAATTTTGGACAATGATTTGAATGCAGAAATAATCGGATTTGGGGCTTTGAATGTTGATAAGCTTTTCTCCGTTGAAAATATTGTATCTGCAGATGAGGAAAGCTTTATAAAAAATGAAACTGACACTCCGGGAGGGTCTGCAGCAAATACTATAGTTGGATTGGCCAGATTGGGTTGTGATGTCTCAATCATTGGAAAAATAGCCGAGGACGAAGATGGAGACCTGATTGAATATAACTTGGCCATAAATGGCGTTTACACTAATAACTTAATCTATTCGGAAAACGGTTCAACTGGGAAATGCCTTGGATTCGTAGATAAGGATGGCGAGAGATGCCTTTATATATCCCCGGGCGTTAACGATGACATTCAAATAGGCGAAATCAATCCATTAAACATCATGAGATGTAAGATAATGCATTACACTTCATTCGTCGGAGATTCATTTAAAACCCAAATTGAACTATTGGAAAAGCTTAGTAGAGATACATTATTAAGTTTTGATCCTGGAATGTTGTATGTCCAAAAGGGATTCGATGAGTTAAAGCCGATTTTAGATA comes from the Methanobrevibacter sp. genome and includes:
- a CDS encoding carbohydrate kinase family protein; translated protein: MEILDNDLNAEIIGFGALNVDKLFSVENIVSADEESFIKNETDTPGGSAANTIVGLARLGCDVSIIGKIAEDEDGDLIEYNLAINGVYTNNLIYSENGSTGKCLGFVDKDGERCLYISPGVNDDIQIGEINPLNIMRCKIMHYTSFVGDSFKTQIELLEKLSRDTLLSFDPGMLYVQKGFDELKPILDRTDILLINESELRLLCNNSNSPIKELAISFLDLGIGTIVVKQGSKGVFAINNAEECQVEAFECDVVDTTGAGDSFNSGFLYSFLKGHNLEKSCRIGNWVASKAIAGFGMEKFPSLNELEEFF